Sequence from the Xenorhabdus nematophila ATCC 19061 genome:
CCAGCAGTGAAAGAGACTTTCTAATTCATCATTTAAAACGGCCACTCGAGTTTGTAAAAGATAATGTGCTCCTTCTTGGCTCCATTGCATTTGCTGTTTTTTCGCCATCCGTTTTGCGATAACTTCATTCACGGTTGATTCCACAAATGCCGTTGAGATTGGCTCGCCATAACGATGCCGTTCTCCATAATTGGGGATCATCGCTTGGTTATTACCAATGTAAGTCATCATTTCATCTAAATACCGCACCATTTTTTTACTGTGTTTATAGACTGGGTTATCTTCTTCATTGTCACAAGTATATAAACAGCTATCGAGCTGATCTAATGCCTCATCGACATTACCATGCCATAAGTACCATTTTGTTTTTTCGAGTAAATTTTGCAGTATTGAACCAATATCAGTTGATTGTGTGATGAGACCTTTAGCGCACTGATTAAGCACGGTTAGGCGCATACTAATATGAAACCAATCTAAGATATGCTCAGCTTCTGGGTAAATACCGATTTGCATCATCCTCAGATTATCAGCCCCATCTGATAAAAAAGATATCTGCTGGTTAGTTTGCATCCCTTGGGCACCGAGTACAGAAAGCAAGCGTTTCCTTGGGTTATTTTCAAACATGTGAACATAACCAAACCGTTTCGCTTGAATATTTTCGGCATACGCTTTTCCTGTAATGATTTCAAAATTGTTTTTCCGGTTATGGCAATCCCTGATATAGCCACCGTCAAATCCTATCACCATCGGTTTTCCTGGGCGGGGCAAATTATCATTGTCATCAGCCGTTTTATTGAGAAAATCTGGCTTCTCGGCTAACTCAGCTTCTTGCCGTCTAGCGACACTGATTAAGTGATTACGCACCGTGGAGGCATTTAACGCTTTATTGATTGGTAAAATATCTTTCAATCTATCCACAGTAAGATTGTAAGACATCAAGGAGGCCCATTTGGCTTCAATATATTTTAGTTCGGGATGGATATTTTCGGGTAGCCACTCACTGAGTAAGCTGACTGATTTGGTATTATTTCTCTCACAGTTACAGCGATAAAGCCGAAGCCCTTTAATAGGAATGACCCCAAATAAAGTATGATAATGACGTGTTTGATGATCTTTTATTTGACGACGTTGATGACAGTGTGGGCATTCTCGATGCGTTTGCATGTAAGCTTGGGTTTGAGATTGTATGATTGACAATTGTGCGTGATTGAGTAATTTTTTTGATTCGTTGAGAGATAATCCCAAAGGTTCATCTTGTTCGGCGGTTTTCTGTAATGTCAATAAGGTTTCTTGAGTGGTGGAGCCATCATCGTGTATAACCATTGCTGTCATTACGATTTTCATCATACGATCTCCGAAGTTAATGAGCTATCGTTTCCTTAACTTATAGTAAGTTGAAACGCCTATACCGACATTATCACAGGCTAATTTCAGGCGAACGCCTTTGGCTTTTAATTCATCAGCCATAGCAACCTTGCGTTTATCGGCCGGAGGGCGACCCGTCTTTTCCCCTCGATGTTTCTTCGCTGCAATACCCTCAGCCTGGCGTTCCCTAATGAGTGCCCGTTCAAATTGACTAAATGCCGACATCATATGCAATTGGCGTTCTTATAGTGGGTTATTTTCATGCGCAGAAAAACAAATATTTTCTTTGAGAAAAATGAGCGAAATCCCTCTTTGTTTCAGATCAAGCGTTAAATAACACATATCCATCATATTGCGGCATAAGCGATCGATTGAGTGAACAATCAGCGTATCCCCAGATATAAGTGTGGATAATAATTGTTGTAAATTGGGTCGATGCGTATCTTTGCCACTGGCAATATCGGTAAAAACTGTTTTGATCTCATAACCTGAATTTTGAATCGCAATTTTTTGTCGCGCAGAATTTTGTTCAGCAGAGCTGATACGAATATAAGCATAAATCATAGAGTAATCCATAAAGGTTATAGAGGTTTTTATAATACTCTCTAAACCTCAATTTATACCCCCTTTAGAGACAATTTAAGGGCTGTGATCACTATTTACGTAAAAGTACACTTTTAGAGAGTCCAGTCTAAGCCTTGTGAGTAATTCGGCGTGTCGAAATCATAACGCTTTAATAACTGATTGAGTCGTCGGCGGTTAAACTTGACGCGGTTGTACTCGTCAATAAGCTCCTGAATATCACCCCAAGTCGTTTTGTCATCACTTTCTGCAATAGCTTCCAAGAGTTTAATCGTTGCTTCGGTTTCATCATATTCAGTCACATCAGGCATTCCTTGACCACTAA
This genomic interval carries:
- a CDS encoding ISKra4 family transposase: MKIVMTAMVIHDDGSTTQETLLTLQKTAEQDEPLGLSLNESKKLLNHAQLSIIQSQTQAYMQTHRECPHCHQRRQIKDHQTRHYHTLFGVIPIKGLRLYRCNCERNNTKSVSLLSEWLPENIHPELKYIEAKWASLMSYNLTVDRLKDILPINKALNASTVRNHLISVARRQEAELAEKPDFLNKTADDNDNLPRPGKPMVIGFDGGYIRDCHNRKNNFEIITGKAYAENIQAKRFGYVHMFENNPRKRLLSVLGAQGMQTNQQISFLSDGADNLRMMQIGIYPEAEHILDWFHISMRLTVLNQCAKGLITQSTDIGSILQNLLEKTKWYLWHGNVDEALDQLDSCLYTCDNEEDNPVYKHSKKMVRYLDEMMTYIGNNQAMIPNYGERHRYGEPISTAFVESTVNEVIAKRMAKKQQMQWSQEGAHYLLQTRVAVLNDELESLFHCWYPKLASSGLNAMAA